One Olleya sp. Hel_I_94 genomic window, CTGATGTTAAAGACAAATGTGTTGTACTGGTATGCACCTTGCACGAACCAGACGAAAAACTATTGCCCCTTTATTTTTTAAGTCATACTGCCAAATCATTAGGGGCAATGTGCACCTGTTTGGTAGCGCCCTATTTGGCATATATGAGGCAGGACAAAGTATTTAATGAAGGCGAAGGGGTAACTTCTGGTTTCTTCGGAAAATTGATTTCAGGTTTTGCCGATAGCATTACCACGGTTGACCCTCACTTGCACAGAATTAGTTCATTAGGAGAAGTGTATCAAATTCCAAATAAAGTAATTCACGCTGCCGATGCTATTTCAGATTGGATAAAGGAAAACATCGAAAATCCGGTACTTATTGGACCCGATTCTGAAAGTGAACAATGGGTTTCAGAAGTCGCCAAGAATGCCGGAGCACCGTTTACGGTATTACAAAAGGTGCGTCACGGCGACCGTGATGTAGAAGTCTCTGTTCCCGATGTGGATAAGTACAAGGATGCTACACCTATTTTAGTAGATGATATTATTTCCACCGCGCGAACAATGATTGAAACCGTACAACATTTAAAAAAAGCAGGAATGAAATCACCTATATGTGTGGGCATTCACTCAGTTTTTTCAGGTAATGCCTATCAAGATTTATTAGATTCCGGTGTAGAAAAAATAGTGACTTGCAATACCATTCCGCATCCCTCAAATGCTATCGATTTAAGCGATATAATGGCAAAAGAGGTAAAGAAATTAATGCATCATATATGAGAAAAAAGGGCTTCATATTACTATTAATCTTATTCAGCATATCAATGAATGGACAAACTGAAATGCTCATCGGGCAGATTTCAGGCAGATCTATTGTTCGAGAAAATTTCGATGAAGAAGGTGCTTTTCTCAATAAACAAACTTTTGAAGCTGGTGAAACAATAAAGAAAAATGAATATTACGAAATTAAGGTGGTTACGGAATTGTTTGATAAAGACAAAAAATCCACCGATAAATATACAACGACCTATCGCTGTAAGCCTGATGAAGCCAGTGTAATGGTAATGGCATTTCCATTTTCAAACCCAAAATTAAAAGAAACTGAGATCAATACCACTTCTGAAAATTTTAAAGAGCTATACGATTTGGAAAACTTGGAAGAAATAGAACTGGAAATGAGTTTTGACTCGGGTCTGCTGATTTTTTTTGGTTCAAAAAGCATTATAAAAATTTACGACCGAACATTGGAAAGCAACAAAAACGATATTAATTCAAAAATAAATATTAAGGCCTATGCGTGGGGAATTCGCATTAAACAACTCAACTACACCGTCAACGAAAAATTAAACGAAAACGGCTTATTGACATTTCAAAAATTTACAGAAGAAGACAACAGTTATTTTACAATGACTTATAAATAAGACAAATGAAAAATTACGATACACTATCAGAAGCTATTAACGATTTAC contains:
- a CDS encoding ribose-phosphate pyrophosphokinase codes for the protein MKTILFSLPGNEKLTELMATKMDAEVGKATLRNFPDGESYTRILSDVKDKCVVLVCTLHEPDEKLLPLYFLSHTAKSLGAMCTCLVAPYLAYMRQDKVFNEGEGVTSGFFGKLISGFADSITTVDPHLHRISSLGEVYQIPNKVIHAADAISDWIKENIENPVLIGPDSESEQWVSEVAKNAGAPFTVLQKVRHGDRDVEVSVPDVDKYKDATPILVDDIISTARTMIETVQHLKKAGMKSPICVGIHSVFSGNAYQDLLDSGVEKIVTCNTIPHPSNAIDLSDIMAKEVKKLMHHI